A stretch of DNA from Gasterosteus aculeatus chromosome 7, fGasAcu3.hap1.1, whole genome shotgun sequence:
tgtagcaccatgtagcaccattcagcaccatgtagcaccatgtagcacaatttagcaccatgtagcaccatgtagcaccatgtagcaccatgtagcaccatTCAGCACCATGTAGCACAATTTAGCACCATGTATCACCATTCagcaccatgtagcaccatgtagcaccattcagcaccatgtagcaccatTCAGCACCTCtagcaccatgtagcaccatttagcaccatgtagcaccatttagcaccatgtagcaccatGGACACGTGATGTACAGCATCACCGTGGTCAGCTGTGCATCCCTTGTGCTGTTACTAAAGggcacaaagacatattaatatcaGAGCACACGGCGTGTTCatgcagtgtttgtgtgaaggtTCCACTGGGGTTCTGCTGTACCAGGGTAGTGGTTCCTTTCAGCATGTTTTCACCGGTTGTCCTCGGTCTGCAAAatgtcatttgtgtttgtgagcacGGCGCGCGCCGGTGAAGCCGATGCGCATCAAGAAAAGCTGTCCACACATTTCTGACATTCGCTGGGTGGAGGATTTCCATGGACAGAAGAGCAAATCCTATTGGCCCGGTTCCGTCTTGGAGGTCCTGGTTGAACATTTCTGCCACACGTGAAGGAATCTCACGACTCATTGACTTTCTTCCCGTTCTTATCTTTCCTTTTCACTGCAATTTCCCGGCCTCCCCCACGTAAcattctccccctcctcctccccctcctcctcctccgcacgcCGCCTCGGTCACCCTCACCTGTAACCACTCCGTTCACGCTCACGTTCTCGATCTCTACACAAATATCTCCGTCACCTCTGCTGCTCTCATAATCATGTCCTCTCCTCGTTCTTCAAATTGAATTATCCTGGAAGTGAGGCCAGCGCAGGGCCATTACACCGCGTAATTACATTCATTTAAGCTCCGGCTACAACTAAATCCTCCGGTCGTCGTCTCTCCTGGCGTCTCCCTTCTGACCCTTTGTCTCGACTCTTGTTGTCCTGTTGCGCTAATTGAATTTCCAGCTTTCCAAGTTTATTGGCACCAACGTAACAATGGCAACATCTGCTCGCCTCAGAGCGTCATTCATTAAATCCTAACCATCTCCTGGTTTGTGAGAACAGCTGCAGAACCAGGCGGCAGTcctctgcattctgtgtagtgaccagcagggggcgactcctctggtcccatagaagtcaatGGGAAAACGACTcgacttctctcttgatttattccctcagtaaacgttgtaaacaggagtttatggtctcaatctctagtttcgaGTCTTCTGCCacacagcatgatgctcatttagtaaatcgctttagggcggggctaactTGTGATGGACAGGATGAAAGTCGTCCTTATTTTCTTCCTAGAACTTTAACCCTCTCACTGTTTGAAGGGTCCAAGAAGCAAAGTGAAAACACGATGCAGTGCTCTCACTCAAGCTGGATTTCAGAATCCCCAACAAGCCAGACCCTTATTGTCAAGAAGTGCGGGATCGGATGAGACTTTGCTTCAGCAGCCACTCGAGGAGAACGAATAGAAAAAGAGCCTCAGCTGGTCCAGTGAATCCCATTTTCTGCTGGAGAGGATTCAGTGAACTTGTCTCCGTCAGTTGCCGCGGATGGCTGTAGGCTGCCGGGACCAGATGAAGAAGGAGGTTTGCAGCTTCCGCGCGCagctggaaaaacaaaaggaaccgAGGAGCAAGTTGGCACGGGGCTGAACCCACGTGGAACACCCTGCACTCCGCCAAAGGCTCCGGAGACCCCGAAGCATCTGAGCATCTCGCATTTACACAAAATGCACCAACCCGTCTACTCCAGGAGCTTTCCGTCGTAACGCCtgcacacatttgcattttctGCGCGTGCGTCGTGTTGCTTCAGGCCGCGGCTGATAACCCCGCCgcgttcctcctccacccgcctgccGTGTAAAGGTTGAAAACGATGTCGGAAATGTGGAAACACGGTCGTCCCAGCGGGTGTTATTCAGCACAAATTTAGCTGTTGGAGGGAAATTGCAACGAAGAGGTGCAATCCCGCACAAATAGCTGCCCTCTTGGTCCCTGTGCTTCCTGCTTCCACTCcacacctcctctctgctgtaGCACCGGCACAGAGAGAGCAACCTCCATTTACCCCCCATGGAGTCCACCGTATCTACTGGGTGAGCTGCACGCTTAATGTGTATAAATAGAGATGTCAGATGGCATGTACGACATGAGAGCTCCAGGCCTTCTGATACAATATATGGGTACATTTAAAGGCACGTTTGCATCATAATAAAGTATTATTATACTTTTAAGTGAACAGCTGTCAGTATTTTATCTGTACTTTATTATAGGTAGCTGAAAGGTATCAAAGAACCGCAACATAACTAGGTGGTCTTGACGACCCGTCAGGGGGCCGAAAAGAGACTCTAAAGAGTGTCACGTTGCACTTGTGGAGCCATTAAGCCACTCAAACAGTCGCCATGTTGTCGGGAGGGTTGCCGTGACAACAGCGCGGCTCACGCCCCAGACCCCCGCCAGTAGGGAGAGGTGGTCCTTGGTTCTCCTGTGACTCATGACTTTGTTTGGTGGGAGGTGCTGCTGGCGACGCTGACTGCATGCTAAGCCGCCCATGACAGGGCGTGACTAATGACAGGGCAGgtgggggcaggtgggggggcATTGGAGAAGGCACAGGGCGTTACTGAAGGAGAGGAATGTGTTGCACGTTTAATCTTCATGGTTTAGCCTCCTGAAAACACAAAGTCCATCTTAAGCTGATGATGGTTTCACTCCTCCAATCGCTCAGTCACCCAACAGCTGTTTGTCTGGACCAAAGTGGATACGAAAATTGAAATgggtttttctctccctcctttctcctccccgatgagtcactcacacacaagtgGGCATTTGAGAGGAAGTTTAGTTTCGAGCGTGCGCGCTTACATCCCGACGACCCAAGTCACCGTGATCCAGGCTGACATCGCTCACTCAATCCGACTCAACGTTCGTTCCATCCAACAGGGGAGACTCAACAAAGACGGACTTTCTGGTAAATGATGAGCGCACGATCGTCCCAAGAAGACTACATGGTACAAGTTAAGGTTTGGCCAAAACAACCTTTTAATCAGAGCCGATGTATCTGAAAGCCGTCCCGACCTTTTAGTAAAAGTCCAAAAGGGTCCTCACCTTCTCTTTGTAGCGAGGTCTACTACTCACTGCTGATTGGGTCTCTGTGGATCCAGATGTGTCCTGAAGTCACTCTTACAGAAGAGAGAGTGTCGACAGGAAGTCAACTGAGCGGGTAAATATAGTCCCTGACAAGCGTCACCACTTTCAGCTATTGTAGAACTTCACTTCACAccgttgtgtttatgtgttgcATATTCTTACTCAAAGCCAGAAGAGGCTTTAAATGTCATCTTTTCCCTTCCTGTGCTCACTGTGTACAGACAGACTGTCACAGCGCTGAGGGGATCATTGTAGTATCATTTTAATCTCAGGTTAAACTTTGTCAGCCCACGATGTcagtgtatattatatatatctatattacTGTGCTCACGGAGAACTCCATTAAGGTCGTTTCACGTCTCTCTGGAGTTATAGAACGTTTCTCAAAAGCAAGCTAGATGTAAAAACATGGAGGCTTTTCTGAGCTTTACATTCTCACGTCATCATCTCTGTAGGAACTAGTTCCATTACAGCCTGTAACTGGTACTCAGCAGTAAACAGCATCAAACTGGAGTTAGTGGGGAGATTTAGTCCTCCGCTAATGTATCCGACACTGCAGAGCTCGGCTCCATTGGATTGTAGACGAACCTGCTCGGTGATCAGAGTGATCAGAGTGATCAAGGTGATCAAAGTGATCAAAGTGATCAAAGTGATGAGAGTGATCAGAGAGATCAAAATGACCAGAGTGATCAGAGTGATCAAAATGACCAGAGTGATCAAAATGATCAGAGTGACCAGAGTGATCAAAGTGATGAGAGTGATCAAAGTGATCAGAGTGATCAAAATGATCAGAGCGATCAAAATGACCAGAGTGATCAGAGTGATCAAAATGATCAGAGTGATCAAAGTGATGAGAGTGATCAGAGTGATCAAAGTGATGAGAGTGATCAAAGTGATCAAAATGACCAGAGTGATCAAAATGATCAGAGTGACCAGAGTGATCAAAGTGATGAGAGTGATCAGAGTGATCAAAGTGATGAGAGTGATCAGAGTGATCAAAATGATCAGAGTGATCAGAGTGATCAAAGTGATGAGTGTGATCAGAGTGATCAAAATGATCAGAGTGATCAGAATGATGAGAGTGATCAAAGTGATGAGAGTGATCAGAGTGATCAAAGTGATGAGAGTGATCAAAATGATCAAAGTGATCAGAGTGATCAGAGTGATCACTtatggaggagagggaagggacCCTTTaggggggcagaggaggagggtttGTTGGGTTGGGTGTCGGGTGTTTTGGCCATCGGGTCCTTTGACGTCGGATACAGATGAATGAGTCATTTCTGTCGGCGAGACGGATCAATGTTTATTAGCTGATCGATTGGATTCTGGCAGCCACATTGGCACCGTGATGTTTAATTCCCACTAAGTCGGACGCATCCCAGCCGTCAGAAAGATGCCGCGTGGACGCCGAAGCCGGTAATCGAGGTCCGTGCGATGCAACATCACAAATGCTCACGCTGAATATTACCCAGAATCCAAATGGGAGCAGAAAGAACATTGACGGCGTGTTTTACAGCGTATTGTGCCACACGCCTTCTCTGTGAAGGTCAACCTGCGAGCCCCGTGAGCCTTTAAGCGGCGCGAAGCGCCGCTTTATCGGAGACGTTTCATCAGCCCTGAAGCATGAGACGGGGGTCATGGTGTGGTTCTTGAAAACGACGCCCGCGGTGAGAGGTTTTAAACCCGATAACGTGCGATTTTCTGTTTGTCATCGCTCGACTTCACACACGCCGCCGCTTTAACGTCCTTCTGTTGGCTTTCATCGGCGTGGGGAGGGACAGGGCCGGTTTTGGTTGGAGGGTTTTTATAGGGTGAGCTTGATGGCGCCCTCGCTGTACGGGGTAAGCGGTTGTTAAATGACTTTGGTAACGGCGAGCAGGAGTGGGAGGGGCCATCACACCTGCCCTCCCCAGGCGTTGAGTCTCTCATGGCCGTCATAGGACGCCGGTTAGGACGGGCGTTGcctgtgtgattgacaggtcactcaCTACCTCTTGGTGACCCTCTTTGATGGCCTCTTTTTCCATTTGATTGATctcagagacctgtcaatcactgccgaCGGGTTCCAATAAATGAAGCACACATGTATTTGTACGAAGTCATTTACAGGCAGCCGTGTAGTATGTTTGAGAAGCTACTTGAAGGAAAGGCTCATGCTCGCCAGGTGTTTGGTGATGAACGAAGCCCCCCGACCTCGTTACAGCACGttacctggagggggggggcgcccaaGAAaaccccgccgccccctccgcTGGCAAGAAACACACTCCGCGCCTTCCACACCAGCTCAATAATACATCTCCTTGTCTAGAAATACATTAGCATTGGTGCACATTAGTGTCGGACGCTAGGTAACTCTCCCcacgggggggggctttctgcTCCGGGTAATGAAGGGCAAGATGGTAACATTGACATTTAGCCGAAGCTGCATGTGGGCGCCATGTCCCTCGCTGGAGCAAAGAGAGACTCCTTCACTCAACACGCTGTCATTCAGtggtcagcacacacacacacacacacacacacgcacacacacacacacacgcacacacacacacagttactcaAACACCAAAAAGCTTGTGTCGGGTAACATATGGCGAGTCATCCATCTGCACGGTGTGGGCTCACGGGTCGCGTGCACACGTCACATTTACAGCCATATGGCGCCGCTAATCATGACACCCGGAGCCACCAAGGACACACACGGTTCATTGCTTGTGGGAGGATTGAACCTTCCCGAATATGTCACTCAGGTGGCCGGCGTGCGTGACGCGGGAGTCGCGTGGCGTCCCCGGAGGAGCGAGGCGCGCTCGTTCACACCTCGAGCCTCCACGAGTCACTCTGCGTGGTCGTCTGGAGAGAGACGGCGTTCTTCCAGTGATGAGGGAACGCGATGGATCGGCGCGTCGTTGTGATGCTCCGAGTCGCCGCGCCGGTGCAGTTTTACGTGCCCGATTTGCATACTGTCGTTCGTCGTAGGATCGTAATCGGCAGGTTGTGATTTACCGAAGCTGCGAGTGGAGCGCGCTCCAAGCGCCCGATGCGGAATGAGCCAGCAGgaatgcaaaatgcaaaaaggaGAGTTGCATAATGCTGAGTCAGCGTGCGCGAGGTGAAGCGAGCTGGGAGGTTTGTCTGGAAAGGCGATAACTCACAGGCCTTTTCCCCCGTATTTACATACCGACACGTCTCACATCGGTGCTCTGAGGCCAAGCAGCCTCTAAATAAAGATGGCGTCGGGATGACTGATGACTTCCTGGAAAGGCCGCGTGTTAGCAGCTACAGCGACAGCCATGATTTATTCCCTCCGTACACATTGTAAGGTTTATGCTCTCAATCTGCAGTTTGAAGTCTCTTTCAacgcagcatgatgttcatttagtgaacgACGGTCCATCCTGAGTCCCACAGAcgcatgaagcaggggatgctttgggggcggggcttactgtgactgACAGGTCTCCACCACGGGCCGCACTGCTTCTCTCACTGATCCTTTGAGCTCTTCTAGTTCGCAGCCAATCCCATGCAAAGTGTTTCATAAAAACGACCCCCTGTCATTGGTTCCCCTCCCAAAACATCCCCCCCGTGTTGTTTCCCGTGTTgtttccctcctcccctctgcagcgCTCACATGAGATAACGCTGTGTTTGCAGCAGCACTGCTGATGTAATGAGGTCGCCGCCGCGTCTCGTGGATTCGGGGGCTCGGTTAATCCTGACAGAGAACCACAAGGATCCGTTTCATTACTCCTGCAACGGCTCTCTGGGACGTTTCCCTACATTTCCCTACTCTGCTGTTTGCTCTTCaaccgtgcgtgtgtgtgtgtgtgtgtgtgtgtgtgtgtgtgtgtgtgtgtgtttgtgagtgtgggGAGGCgggagtgcatgtgtgtgaattGTTTCCTGAGGTCTGTCACGGAAGTAGCAAGTGCATGTGCAgaagagattgtgtgtgtgtgtgtgtgtgtgtgagtgtgtgtgtgtgtgtgtgtgtgtgtgttgttttggtcCACGGAGTGGAGggcgagaggaggaagatgtcCATGTGCTTTTAGAGCCGCAAAAAAGGCACATTAACGCACACGACACACACTAAAACACGCTTGTGTATcgtgtatcacacacacacacacaccacacacatgaCAGGCGCCGCAGCACACGGGGACAGCGAGAAGGAAAGGGGTGTGTTCCACAAGTCAATGAGAGCTGACAAGCCTCCCACAGGCTTTCAGCAACCCAACCAACCCGACACAgcagtctgctgtgtgtgtgtgtgagtgtgtgtgtgtgtgtgtgagtgtgtgtgtgtgtgtgtgtgtgtgtgtgagtgtgtgtgtgtgtgtgtgcgcgcaagcGTATCAGGAAGAAAGGGAGACAGAATCACACAGGAAAAGGCGAGAGGCGGAGAACTGGGAGTCAGACAGGAGGAGGATTGACAGctaaaagtgaaaataaagCGGAGGATATTTGGTGGGTCGGAAtgtcaaaaaaaaggaagaaatcgGGGCGGCTTCTGTTTCTTGTGGTAGTTGAACACAAAAGATTTAGCAAGAAGGTGCGTTGTGCAATGTTAACGATAATATTCATAAGACCATTAATCCGTTTTGATTTGTTGGAATGTAATTTGTTCATTTGCACAATCAAATATAAATGGTAACATTTGAGAATGTCCCCAATCAATGTTTAAACCGACTAATGTCGTCTGCAGCACTCAGCCCAGCTGATTAAATGTTAAAAGCTCTGATTTCCTTAAAGGCAACGCGGCGTCTCTCCTCCTGAAGCCTCAAGCAGCCTAAAAATACACGCGGTGCAggtcacatgaccccccccGAACAAACCCGCCGGCACGCGTCGCGTTCCGCTGGATCCGTGTGCCTTCAGTCAAACGTTCGTCTGTCTCCGTCTCGTCAAATCGTCCGGGTGTGCGAGGAGGCCGCGGTCGACGTGGATTAAAAAGTCCTGTTTTATTCCTACTTCAActcctgctgcagtttgtgtaGAAACCGAACGCACACCTGTGAGAACCACTGTGTGACCGCGTCTATTTCTATCTGGACCCCCCCAGTAATAAGGCCAATGCCTGGTCCGTGGGAGTGATGTCCATTATTCATGAGGCAGACACTCACAGCCCTGCCTCGGCCTGTGGCttggcttcacacacacacacacacacacacgcacgcgggTTAATGCAGACATGTTTACCTCTACTCGGACACGGATCCTCGCCGCGTCTCCGTGATCCCACGACGCCTCAGACTACGCTGTGATTTGATGAGATGGCGGCTGGCGCTTCAGACCGAAAGTCTCATCCCGGGTCCAACGCTTCAATCATTTACAGGTCGATGCAAAATAATTTAGAACAGTATTACGTAATGTACAGCGCCATGTGAAACAATGGCGACGTGGAGGATTCATGGGAATGGCGTCGCCTCGGAGTAGAAGAAGAACAGCAGATAAACATAGCGGTGGTTTTACTCTTAAATGTCGGACTTTCTGGGTATAATTCAGATCTTTGACAGGAGTCAAAGTGAGAAACGGGTCGACCTCCAGCTTCTGCATCCCCACCGGCGCCAGTCCAGCTCCGTCGGGTGAGGCAAAGTGGCTACTAACaccacccacccctcccccagccTCCACCACCCGAGGATGAATCCCCCCCTCCGGACCCGCGCCGAGATTTGCTGCAGTAAAAAGAGATTTTCTTCCCCATTAAATTGATCCAttgtggagtgtgtgtgagagagacgttctgtttgtgtgcaggtgtgtgtgtgtgtgtgtgtgtgtgtgtgtgtgtgcaggtggatTTAGTGCGTCTCAGGTGGGCATTTCATTCCTCTGCTGCAGCGCCATTAAAATCCGTTGCCTGCTTGAGGTCAAAACATCTTTATTGTGATACGAGACAAACGAAACAAACAATTAGCCTGACAATTAACTTGTGAGTCTCTCTGAATTATTTGCCCCGATGAGCCGGCTGGTGTCCTTGGAAGAGGTTTGTTGCCCCGAGGTTCCAGAGgcaaaggaaagaaggaaggaaggagccgACAGTCCAACTAGAGGAATAAATGGAGGACGGGAGCAGGGAAAGGCCACCGTGGTGCTTTTGGGGTGCAGAGACACATGAGATTCTATTTGAAGTGTTTCTAATAGAAGCTTGAGGCGGTTGGGTGAAGCTACGTCGGGTGGTGGATGCTCTGACTCAGCTAATTGCCCTGGTGTGACCCGAGATGTCTTATTTGGGACGACTCAAGTGGAAGTGGAATGCCTCTTCGGGATGCGGTTTTCTGGGACTTGGTAAAGAGCTTCTGCCCCGGGGGGCCTCGCAAGGATCGTTTGCAAGTGAAGAAAGATGCCGACTGTGCTTATTTGTTAAAGATTGGAGTCTCATGTGCGTGTGGGGATTAtaaagcttagcttagcacgaagCTCGGACAGGCTACTGAGGCAGGTTGACACCAACTAGCATGACTCAGTCTAATAATAACTACATCGGCCTCAAGCTCATTTAGTTTCACTTATTTAGTGTTGGTTGGTttgctttttacaaaaagtACAGACCTGCTGGACGATGGACGGGGACTCGTTGGTCTTTTTTTGTGGGTTTAACCATTATGGAGGGAATTCACAGTGATCTCACAAAACCACATTGTCGTCTATTACAATCAACATCTATGAACAATCAATGGTACTTTTTGTAACCTCATTGTGGTTGTTGATTTTCGTACAGAAAGAAGTGGAAGGTTAAATATTAATCAATTCCCACACTTGACATATAAACGCGTgtttacacaaacaaactccCAGTGTGGGAAATGTaatttcagaaaaacaaaacaaacagtgtaAAATCCGAGAGAAACGCTTCATAGTATGTTTAGATACTTGAGGGCGCCCCGACAGCCGGACgagagcagccgtttccagcgaaagcctcattgttttattaatctgtccgtttaaatggTTTGTGCTTcttcaactaatgtttcacacacctaatgtgccgcatcataaatatttttatgttaattttaaactttcaaaaattgaaaattaaaaaactttatttatttattgtaaatgacctctcgtggcccacctgcagtaccttcgcggcccaccaggggggcGCGGCCCACACattgggaatcgctgctttaACAGTTCTAAGATTCTTTTCTGATTTTATGTGAAGACGTGAAAAGGATCCTGTTTAACATCTGTACTGTTCAACATTATACGAGTGGATTTTGGCTATTTTGGGCCATTTTAAGTAAATATCTACTGAGTTATCATTTAGAGTCAGTTGATTTTCAGGAATTAACTTACTTAATTACTGGGCCAGTATTAAACTAgttaaaactttatttaaaacgtGCATAAAGAGTTCGTACAGTCAGTGATGTCAACTGGCAGGAGCCACATTCCGTGTTCTAAGCCCATTTGCATATAGAATTGCGGAATGTTCTATAGAATGCTGGTAGAATTCTGTGGCTTTCATCTCAGAATCTATGATGGAATCTTTCATGCCTATAAAAGCAAACGCTCACAAGAATTGATCATTTCAGCTCAGTCAACCGATCGCACAGGCCACACTGATCAAGCTCCCAGATTTCTACTGATTCTTCTTCCCACCACAAAGAGAAACAAGTGAGTTACCAGCAACGCTGCAGACTTTAAACCATTTATTTGAATATCTTCAAGCCTTGAttgaacaaaaatgtcaaaaccTGAAtactattttagtttttaatgttGTATAGTTTAATACACCTTCTATGTGTGTTTTGGCTCTCTGATAAGAAGGAGGGCAAATGTCCACATGCTGTTAATTGAATTTCCTAGCTGTCATTAATTCCTTCACTCTGTTGTTCATCGTGACAATACACGATATTCGTAGCTAAAGTGTTTATTCGTATCAATGTGTGTTGCTCATGATTTGCCCCTTTGTGTTTCCACCTTTTTCCAGCCATGCTGACAAGAAGAGCCTCCCGTCTCCAGGAAACCTCCCTTTGCAGCGAGGAGACAGAAACCTCCCTTTGCAGCGAGGAGACAAAAAACTCCCTTTGCAGCGAGGAGACAAAAAACTCCCTTTGCAGCGAGGAGACAGAAACCTCCCTTTGCAGCGAGGAGACAGAAACCTCCCTTTGCAGCGAGGAGACAAAAACCTCCCTTTGCAGCGAGGAGGCCCCACCAGCTGCTCCGAGTATCCTGCAGCGGTAAGTTAGTGAGCAGCATTGTGTCTTCTCCACATAACAAGTCGTCTCTAACGTCCTCCTCACGTCTTTTAGGATATTCAGGTATCTCATCCCGTGGAGTCGACCTCCCACGATGACCCCAGAACTTCGCCAGGAGCCGAGACACCAGAACGACTCaatccacacagacacaaaccaggAAGTGACACGTAAGCAGGAGCCCGCCCCCAAGAAGGAGCCCGCCcccaaaaagaccaaaaaacacTTCAAAGTCAACATTAAGATGACCAACAAAACCTGGAAATCAATGCTCATGTATTTCCTCGTCATGCTGCTGTTTGCTGGCGGTGAGTCTTTGCGTCACTTATTTCACTGTCCATCCCGGGACGGCTGGTGTCATTGTGTCCATCCCGTCGAACCGACATTTCTTAATGGTCCTGCTTTGTGTCCCCTCAGGAGTGACGCAGTTCGCACACCTCAGCATCCAGCTGCGTGACGCCGGCAGCAGATAACGACGCTCTCACAGCTGGTGAGCCGCTTCAGTCCCGTCGCAGACACCATGCCAAACTTTGCCCAAGAGTCGCAGGGTGAGTCCTCGCCactgtcttcatcatcatcatcaccacgcGTTGTGATTTGTAACTTTGTATTTGTGTCTCTTACTTGCAGGAGCCAGCGTCCTCCCCCGCCTGTCCTCATACACCTTCCGGACCACGAGAAAAGAAATGATGGTGGATGAGCTGCTCTCTTGGTTCACAACATCCACAGACCACCAGAGACTGATCCAGGTAGGAAGGTCTTGTAATGAACGCACATGGAGACACCGGTCGTAGTGGGTCACCTGAAACATGACTTTGTCTCTCCCCAGGATCGCTCCAGGTCGTCTCCAGGAAAAGCCTGGTGCTTCGCAGGGGCCGAAGGACACTCCGTCGTCTCCTTGTCCCACCCAGTCAAGATCACGCACGTCACACTTGGCCACATCACAAAGCAACAGTCCCTCACCGGAGAAATCCACAGTGCGCCGAAAGAGTTCTCCGTCTACGTAAGTCAG
This window harbors:
- the LOC144410296 gene encoding SUN domain-containing protein 3-like, with product MPNFAQESQGASVLPRLSSYTFRTTRKEMMVDELLSWFTTSTDHQRLIQDRSRSSPGKAWCFAGAEGHSVVSLSHPVKITHVTLGHITKQQSLTGEIHSAPKEFSVYGMANKDEEGIQLGTFTYDQDGPASQTFELPNPVKDVFSHVKLQIRSNWGNEEQTCLYNFRVHGIHM